Below is a window of endosymbiont of Galathealinum brachiosum DNA.
GCTCAACTGGATCTGGCCATGGCAGCAGATATGGCTGAGATCGATTTAAACCGGTTATACCAACTCAACCCGGCTTTTAACCACTGGGCAACCGCACCTTACGGCCCTCATCGGTTATTAATTCCTGTTGATAATGCAGAAACGTTTAAGAGCAATCTTGCACAGATTCCAAAAGCAGAGCGTATCAAGTGGAAACGTCATAAAATAAAAGAAGGCCAGACATTAAGCCATATAGCTGATCGTTACTCCGTATCAGTTAGTAGCCTGAAACGACTTAACAATCTGGGTTCCAAAAGCCGTATCCGTGCAGGTAAACATCTGGTCATTCCGGTTTCCAGTCGTAAGCTGTCTGATTACAATCTAACCTCATATCAACGCAAGAAAACACTGCAAAATATTCGTCGAAAAGGCAATAAGATTACCCATATTGTGCAACGTGGAGATACTTTCTGGGATCTATCCAGAACATACAAAGTAAAGTCTCACAGTATCGCTCGCTGGAATGGCATGGCCATTCGTGACCCACTACGTGAAGGACAAAAACTGGTTATCTGGACTAAAGCACCTGTCAGTAAAACAGCAAGTCACGGTAGAAACACTATTCAGCGTATCTCCTACCGCGTACGTAATGGAGATTCACTCTACCTGATTGCACAAAAATTTAATGTCGGCATCAAAGACCTGAAACGCTGGAATAGCTTTACCAGCAAATACCTACAACCGGGGCAGAAAATTAAATTATATGTTGATGTAACTCGACAAACAGGTAATAGCTAAGCTGTACGAATCAGGATTTTACGGCTAAACTTTCACCATAGTATTTTTTACAGAATCACATAAGAAGCGATCTGGTGGTCATGACTTATCCTGATATGTCACGACATCAGATCCTTCTTTTCGTTCTGGATGAGCATTTTTAACAGATCACATCTGAACGACTATTTTAAGGATACAAATGAGCGAAGAAATTGACGTTGCCCTGTTGGCACGCTACCAGCCTCTAAATGCACTGAACCCTGAAAACCTTCAGGAGATTCTCAAGCAACTCAAACTGGAAAAACTGACTGCAGGCACAACCTTATTTAAAAAAGGCGATTCTGAAGCCGTTCAATATTATCTGGCAAAAGGTGAAGTAGATTTAATAGGTGATTCAGGTATTTTAAAAACCATTAAAAGCGGTACCACTGATGGTTTTAATGCGATTGCACATATATTACCCCGCACTATTACTGCCATTGCAAAAACCGATTGCACTATTTTCAAAATAGATGGCAACCTGATTGATGTCATGCTCACATGGGATCAGACAGGCAACTATCAGGTAACTGAATTTGGTGTCGGAAGCGGAGATGGTGACGATGACTGGATGAGCCGTATTTTACAGACAGAAGCTTTTCACCGTATCCCGCCAGCTAATATTCAGGCTATCTTCATGCGCATGGAGTCAGTGCCTGTAAAAGCAGGAGAAAAAATAGTCGATCAGGGTGAAGATGGTGATTACTTTTACATCATTAAGAAAGGCCGCGCCCTCGTTACCCGCTCAATGCCTGACCAACCTAAAGGCATTAAACTGGCAGAACTGAAAGATGGGGATACCTTTGGAGAAGAGGCACTTATTTCTTCTGCCAAAAGAAATGCAACTATCACTATGCTAACTGAAGGCCTGTTAAGCCGACTCTCCAAAAAAGATTTTCTTGAATTACTTAATGAACCACTGCTTAACTGGGTAGATTACGAAGAAGGCCAGAAACTGGTTGAAGATGGTGCTCAATGGCTGGATGTAAGACTACCCGCAGAACATCAGGCAAACGCCATAAAAGATGACTCTCATATTCCACTGATCTTTTTACGTATGAAAATGGACTCACTGGATAACAGTAAACATTATGTTGTGTATTGCGATACCGGACGACGCAGCTCAGCAGCCTCCTATTTATTAAATGAACGGGGTTTTACAACCTGTATTTTAAAAGACGGGATAAGTGCAGCACCAGAAGATAGACGAACAGCGGGTTAAAATTTACAGCGCTGTGCACCTGAAGGAGCACCTACAGACTTCTCATAATACTCGTTCCCACGCTCCTGCGTGGGAATGCATATATCACCATACAGTACATACATCTTCTAACACCCCTGTTTCTCCTGCATAATTGCGTGCACTAGAATAACGCCAATGCAAAACATCATCAACATAACCCCGCTTCACAGGATTTTGGTGTATATATTCAATTTTCTGTCGCATCATTTCTTCATTTTGAATCCATTCAGGGTGAACACCTTCCTGCCAGAACTGATATGCTCTATCACTCTTATATGCTTTTTTATAAAATGCCAATTGTTCAAGAATTTGACTGACTTTATTTTTATCAAGAAAATGAATTAACTCTTTTGCAGTAAAAGATTTAAATCGCGCTATATCTTTATCTATCGCAGTACTTTGCACAATCATATGCAAATGATTTTCAAGAATAACGAAAGCATATACTTTTAAACCTTCTTTCATTAAAAATCGTAATGCATCAAACAAAATATTTACTGTTGCAGGGCGAGTAAAAACAGGTATCCAATGTAGGACGGTTAGGGTTACAAAGTAAGTTTGATCTGGATATATAAATTTATAACGACTTCTTCCCATTTAGCATACTCCTTATGCATTCCCACGCAGGAGCGTGGGAACGAGATTTTTTTAAAGGACAGTATTAGCTCTCGGCACCAGAGAAATATGCACGATTAGACTCAGAATATCTCCCTTTTAATAAGTCCGTATATGACATTGTGCTTCCTTAGCATAATTATAATCTGTTAATTGCGCACCGGAAGGAGCACCTACAAACATTAATCGCCGCTAAACCCCGGAATTTTACTGTGATCCACCTCATCAATCTGATCGGGTGTTAAAAATTCACTGGCATACTCCATGTAAACTTTTTCACGTACGAAGACATCAAATATCTCAGGATCAATATGATTATCCAGCCGCATCTTACCCAGAATATCCAGGCACACGCTTAGTTTTTTACCGTCCTTATAAGGTCTGTCTCTTGCCGTCAGTGCTTCAAAAATATCCGCTATGCCCATCATTCTTGCGGGCCATGACATTTGATCGCGCGTTAATCCTTTAGGATAACCTTTACCATCCATTCGTTCATGGTGCCCACCCGCATACTCCGGCACATTTTCAAGATGTTTTGGAAACGGCAACTGATCAAGCATTTTTATGGTGACGACAATATGGTTATTAATGACCTGTCGTTCTTCGTTAGTTAAGGTGCCCTTGGCAATGGTTAAGTTCTGAATTTCATCTTCATTAAAAAAATTGCAACGCTCCTCTTCGCAATCATCAATTTTATACTTTGCTATTTCCCTTACACGCTCCTGTTTATCTTCAGCCATATATTCACCACCTACATTAGCGACTGATATAAACTCCTTATCATCATTAAGTTTTTCAATAAGCGCCTCATAGTCCCGCTCTGCATCCTTAAATGCCTGCTCATCTGCCGTCTCTCTTGCTGTCATCTGCTTTTCTAACATGCTGATTTTAGCGTCACGTTTTAACACTTCAAAACGTGCATTCACGGTATTAATTCGATCGTAAATAGTTTCTAACTTGGTTGATTTATCAATAACATACTCAGGTGTTGTTACTTTTCCACAGTCATGCAGCCAACCCGCGATCATTAATTCATAGCGGTCTTTCTCGGTCATTTTAAAATCTTTTAAAGCACCCGCATCGTCTTTATCACAGGCATCAGCAATCATCATAGTCAGCTCGGGAAGACGTTTGCAATGGCCACCTGTATAAGGTGATTTTTCATCAATTGCAGTTGCAATCAATTTTATAAATGCTTCGAACAGAGCTTTTTGTTCATCGATTAATTTTTTATTGGTCAGTGCAACTGCCGCCTGAGAAGCCAGCGACTCTGCTAACTTCTGATCTTCACTTGAAAAATCAACTACCACACCTGTATCAATAGATGTGGAATTAATAAGCTGTAATACACCTATGATATCTGCTTTGTGATTTTTCATCGGAATAGTTAACAAAGATTTTGTTCTATAACCGGTATTCTCATCAAACTTTCGTGTACCACTAAAATCAAAACCATCGGCATGATAAGCATCATGTATGTTAATGGTATTGTCATTTAACACCGCACTGGTTACGACCATTGATAAGTTATCATGGCCTTCAATATGTAGTGGTAAAGGAGGAAAATCGATTGACTGGCCAGTAGTGCCACCCATATGAATATCTAATGAATCAGTTGAAACAATTTCAAATACCAGCTCATCTTTATCATTAAGCGTATAAAGCGAACCACCATCTGCATTGGTTAATTTTTTTGCACCATCCAGTATTAACTCGAGAACTTTCTGACTGTTTTTTTCTGCTGATAAAGCAATTCCAATTTCATTTAATAATTCAATTTTGGATATCATTTTATCCATGTGTATGACTCCACATCATTCATATCGAATTTTAGAAATATACCATCCCTCGTTTTAACTCGGGATGGCAATAAAGCGATCTAATCGCTTATTAGAAATCACCCTCAGCAGCACGACTCATTATTTCATCAAGCGTGTTTTGTACAACAAGTGCTTCTTTTTTCAATGCCGGTGGGATAGGTGTTCCGCCAGAAATCATTAAATCCATATTCATGGCATACAGCCATAACTGACCCTGTTTGTCTTCTACGACCGATATACGACAGGGTAAAAACGCTGAAAAAGAATCATTATAATCAAGCATACTGGCAGCAGTCATAGCGTTGCATAATAAATAAATTTTCACATGTCGGTAAGGTTTACCTGACATCGCTTCTACCTGCTTCGAGAGAGGAAGCTCGCCCACATTTTTAATATTTAATTCATTCGCAATTGATAAAATTGACGTATCAAGATCTTCTGCCGTGATATCTTCTTCAACTTTTATTTTTATTACCATCGCATCAACAGCAGAACCCGATTCGATAAGTTTTTCCGCAAAACCGGCATAAGTGTCTACGGCTTTATCTTCGAATGTATCCAGTTTTTCCATTATGGGGAATATTTTAAGTGCCGCAACTACGACAAGTATTAAACTAGCCACACCAATGACTGCAAGTATATTTTTAATCATATTAATTATTAACCTTAAAGTTGTTAGTTTTTCTCATGTAAGGAAGTGCCTTACTTAGTAATACCACCTTTTGTTAATTTTTCAGGTGATAATATTTCTTCTAACTCGTCCCGTGATAAATCGGTCATTTGTTCTGCAACATCCAGAACCGCACGACCTTCGGCATAAGCCGTTTTTGCTATTTTTGCTCCTAACTCATAACCGATAACCGGATTGAGCGCGGTAACTATAATTGGGTTTTTACCTAATGCGGCATCGATATTCTGCTGATTTACGGTAAAACCTGTAATCGCTTTATCAGCCATTATACGGGCACCATTCGCCAGAATTTCAATACTTTGCAGTAGATTATAGGCGATAACCGGCAACATCACATTTAACTGGAAATTACCTGCCTGACCTGCAACAGTAATAGTAGCATCATTACCGATCACCTGAGCACATACCATTGCCATCGACTCGGGTATAACCGGATTGACCTTACCTGGCATAATACTACTGCCTGGCTGTAATGCAGGTAATGCAATTTCACCAATTCCAGCCAATGGGCCTGAGTTCATCCAGCGCAGATCATTCGATATTTTCATTAAACTCACAGCAATGGTCTTTAACTGGCCACTTAACTCAACCGCCGCATCCTGAGTGCTCAGCCCCTCAAACTTGTTAGGATTACTGGTGAAGGGATGCCCTGTCAGTTTACTCATCTGGCCTGCAAATTTATCTGCAAACTGCTCATGAGCATTAATGCCCGTGCCCACTGCCGTACCACCTTGCACCAACGCACTGATTCGGGGTAATGAAGACTGTAAACGTTCAATACCTAAACCCAGTTGAGCTGACCACCCTCCGAGCTCCTGGCCCATACTGACAGGCATCGCATCCATTAAATGTGTGCGCCCGGTTTTGATCACTTTAGCCAGTTCGGCTGCTCGTTTATCAACCGCATCTTTTAAATGCGTTAATGCTGGTATGAGTAACTCTGCTACCTGCAGGCTGGCACTCACATGAATAGCAGTGGGTATCACATCATTTGAACTTTGCCCCATATTCACATGATCATTTGGGTGTATTTTTAAATCAGTCGTACTCGCAAGGTGAGAAATTACCTCATTTGCATTCATATTGGTGCTGGTACCCGAGCCGGTCTGAAAAATATCAATAGGGAAATGCTCATCAACCTCTCCCCCACTCACTTTATTAGACGCTGCAATAATTGCGTCTGTCTGTGCCTGCTCCATTTCACCTAAATCACAGTTTACCTGAGCACAGGCTGCTTTTATCTGACCTAATGCACTGATAAATGCACGGGGCACAACCAGCCCACTAACCGGAAAGTTATTAATAGCTCGCTGTGTCTGGGCGCCATACAATGCATTTGCCGGTACTTCTAATTCACCCATACTGTCTTTTTCTATGCGAACTTCGCTCATTTATTTCTCCAATATATTCTTTTAAATACTCCCAACTGCCAGCTAAAGCCAACGCCTACAACGAATAATAATGTAGGCGTTAGCCATGATCATAATATGGGCTGACAATGGATTATCTATAAATAACTATTATTAGTACCTTTACAGGCCATCTCTAACTGTGAAAATGTTGTAGCACCTGTATAATTCAGTTAAATTTTTATAGGTGTAGCTTTATCTGCACATATCTTAGCCGAAAGAAGAATAAAACACATGTTACTAACAGAACTCACAGCAATATCTCCCGTTGATGGCCGTTATGGCAGCAAAACATCTGATTATCAGACCATTTTTAGTGAATATGGCCTGATTCGTCACCGCGTACAGGTAGAAGTTCGCTGGTTACAGGCACTGGCTAACGAAGTAGCTATTGCTGAAATTCCTATTTTGGGTGAGCATGCTAATAATTTACTCAATAATATAGTTGATAACTTCAGCGAAGAAGATGCCCAGCACATCAAAAATATCGAGCGCACGACTAACCATGATGTAAAAGCGGTTGAATACTTCCTTAAGGAAAAAATTACCGGTAACGCAGAACTTGAAGCTATTTCAGAATTTATTCATTTCGCCTGCACCTCGGAAGACATTAATAATCTGTCCCATGCTTTAATGTTAACTCAGGGTAGAAACCATGTGCTTTTAGAGCAAATGGATGAGGTTATTTCCACCATGAAAAATCTGGCACATGAGCTGGCTGAACAGCCTATGCTCTGCCGTACTCATGGCCAGCCTGCATCACCTTCTACTATGGGCAAGGAACTGGCGAATGTAGTTTATCGACTACAACGTCAGCGTGAACAGGTAGCGAGCATAAAAATACTGGGTAAAATCAACGGTGCTGTCGGTAACTACAATGCTCACCTGTCAGCTTATCCTGATCTGGACTGGGCTGACTTTGCACAAAGATTTATTGAATCACTGGGTATTACCTTCAACCCTTACACTATTCAAATCGAGCCCCATGATTACATGGCGGAACTGTTTGATGCCATTTCCCGTTTCAATACCATCCTGATCGATATCAGCCGTGATATCTGGGGTTATATTTCTATTGGTTATTTCAAACAGAAAACCATCGCAGGTGAAATTGGTTCTTCAACTATGCCCCATAAAGTTAACCCTATCGATTTTGAAAATGCCGAAGGTAACCTGGGTATCGCTAATGCTTTATTCAATCACCTGAGTATGAAACTACCTATTTCACGCTGGCAACGAGACTTGACTGACTCAACTGTATTACGCACATTAGGTGTTGGATTTGCTCACTCAAGTATTGCTTATCAATCTGCTTTACGCGGCATGAGCAAATTAGAGATAAACCCGGCTTCACTGGAAGCAGATCTGGACAGTAACTGGGAAGTACTAGCTGAACCGATTCAAACCGTTATGCGTAAATATGGCATTGAAGAGCCTTATGAAAAACTAAAAGAGCTTACCCGTGGAAAACGGGTTGATCAGCAAATCATGCAGGAATTTGTGCAAAATCTGGATATGCCCCAGGAAGCTAAAGACCTGTTAATGGATATGACCCCGATGAATTATATTGGTAATGCGGTGGAGCAAACAAATAAGATTTGATTTAACAATTAATTTGTAGGTGCGCCTTCAGGCGCACTGCCAATATTCAAACATTAATACCACATGTGCACCTAAAGGAGCACCTACAGAGTAGTTGCCAATATGAATGATCAACACAACCCACTTGGTAATCTCTCCCCCGAAGATTTCTTAAACGAATACTGGCAAAAGAAAACCCTGGTTATTCGTCAGGCCTTACCGAATTTTCAGTGCCCCATAACAGCAGAAGAGCTCGCTGGTCTTTCATGTGAAGAAGAAGTCAACTCACGAATAGTAATTGAGAAAGATGGAGATCACCCCTGGCAACCGATCTTTGGCCCTATGGATGATGACACCTACTCAAGCCTGCCCGAATCACACTGGACTCTGGTTTTAAATGATCTGGAAAAAGTTGTACCCGAACT
It encodes the following:
- a CDS encoding phosphohydrolase — its product is MISKIELLNEIGIALSAEKNSQKVLELILDGAKKLTNADGGSLYTLNDKDELVFEIVSTDSLDIHMGGTTGQSIDFPPLPLHIEGHDNLSMVVTSAVLNDNTINIHDAYHADGFDFSGTRKFDENTGYRTKSLLTIPMKNHKADIIGVLQLINSTSIDTGVVVDFSSEDQKLAESLASQAAVALTNKKLIDEQKALFEAFIKLIATAIDEKSPYTGGHCKRLPELTMMIADACDKDDAGALKDFKMTEKDRYELMIAGWLHDCGKVTTPEYVIDKSTKLETIYDRINTVNARFEVLKRDAKISMLEKQMTARETADEQAFKDAERDYEALIEKLNDDKEFISVANVGGEYMAEDKQERVREIAKYKIDDCEEERCNFFNEDEIQNLTIAKGTLTNEERQVINNHIVVTIKMLDQLPFPKHLENVPEYAGGHHERMDGKGYPKGLTRDQMSWPARMMGIADIFEALTARDRPYKDGKKLSVCLDILGKMRLDNHIDPEIFDVFVREKVYMEYASEFLTPDQIDEVDHSKIPGFSGD
- a CDS encoding transposase, translated to MGRSRYKFIYPDQTYFVTLTVLHWIPVFTRPATVNILFDALRFLMKEGLKVYAFVILENHLHMIVQSTAIDKDIARFKSFTAKELIHFLDKNKVSQILEQLAFYKKAYKSDRAYQFWQEGVHPEWIQNEEMMRQKIEYIHQNPVKRGYVDDVLHWRYSSARNYAGETGVLEDVCTVW
- a CDS encoding adenylosuccinate lyase; the protein is MLLTELTAISPVDGRYGSKTSDYQTIFSEYGLIRHRVQVEVRWLQALANEVAIAEIPILGEHANNLLNNIVDNFSEEDAQHIKNIERTTNHDVKAVEYFLKEKITGNAELEAISEFIHFACTSEDINNLSHALMLTQGRNHVLLEQMDEVISTMKNLAHELAEQPMLCRTHGQPASPSTMGKELANVVYRLQRQREQVASIKILGKINGAVGNYNAHLSAYPDLDWADFAQRFIESLGITFNPYTIQIEPHDYMAELFDAISRFNTILIDISRDIWGYISIGYFKQKTIAGEIGSSTMPHKVNPIDFENAEGNLGIANALFNHLSMKLPISRWQRDLTDSTVLRTLGVGFAHSSIAYQSALRGMSKLEINPASLEADLDSNWEVLAEPIQTVMRKYGIEEPYEKLKELTRGKRVDQQIMQEFVQNLDMPQEAKDLLMDMTPMNYIGNAVEQTNKI
- the aspA gene encoding aspartate ammonia-lyase (catalyzes the formation of fumarate from aspartate), with the protein product MSEVRIEKDSMGELEVPANALYGAQTQRAINNFPVSGLVVPRAFISALGQIKAACAQVNCDLGEMEQAQTDAIIAASNKVSGGEVDEHFPIDIFQTGSGTSTNMNANEVISHLASTTDLKIHPNDHVNMGQSSNDVIPTAIHVSASLQVAELLIPALTHLKDAVDKRAAELAKVIKTGRTHLMDAMPVSMGQELGGWSAQLGLGIERLQSSLPRISALVQGGTAVGTGINAHEQFADKFAGQMSKLTGHPFTSNPNKFEGLSTQDAAVELSGQLKTIAVSLMKISNDLRWMNSGPLAGIGEIALPALQPGSSIMPGKVNPVIPESMAMVCAQVIGNDATITVAGQAGNFQLNVMLPVIAYNLLQSIEILANGARIMADKAITGFTVNQQNIDAALGKNPIIVTALNPVIGYELGAKIAKTAYAEGRAVLDVAEQMTDLSRDELEEILSPEKLTKGGITK